One region of Eupeodes corollae chromosome 1, idEupCoro1.1, whole genome shotgun sequence genomic DNA includes:
- the LOC129948262 gene encoding uncharacterized protein LOC129948262 — protein sequence MNLSTHGTKTSLKARLNEAIDSLEPEQIENLFPVVDQEMKKKEEIASLEKRLAELINNSPIREFQHVSSHSSRDIDYHYLVATIITLLQIASSAEIDEQDVIAYIIKGIPDSIFNKQIMLTANTIADLKNILRKYEKMKSELQSTSSGYNRSVQPSRSVPRVDAKVRCFNCDEEGHISSNCPKARREKGSCFRCGQKGHIITNCPQKSSVLVVQKMYNGISSFNIDDRFSWSVGV from the exons ATGAATTTAAGCACACATGGTACCAAGACTTCACTTAAGGCCCGTTTAAATGAAGCCATTGATTCGCTTGAACCTGAGCAGATTGAAAATCTATTCCCTGTTGTTGACCAGGAAA TgaagaaaaaggaagaaatcgCTTCGTTGGAAAAACGTTTGGCTGAACTCATCAATAACAGCCCTATTCGTGAGTTCCAGCACGTTAGTTCACATTCGTCACGTGATATCGATTACCATTATTTAGTGGCGACGATAATTACCCTATTA CAGATAGCTTCTTCCGCAGAGATTGATGAACAGGATGTGATTGCCTATATAATCAAGGGGATCCCtgattcaatatttaataagcaaatcatgcttactgcaaatACCATCGCTGATCTCAAGAACATTCTGCGCaagtatgaaaaaatgaaatccgAGTTGCAATCTACGAGTTCTGGTTACAACAGATCTGTACAACCTTCGAGAAGTGTGCCACGTGTTGATGCTAAGGTCAGGTGCTTTAACTGTGACGAAGAGGGTCACATATCAAGTAACTGTCCCAAAGCTCGAAGAGAAAAAGGTTCGTGTTTCCGATGCGGACAAAAGGGACATATTATCACCAATTGTCCACAAAAGTCTTCAGTTCTCGTCGTCCAAAAAATGTACAATGGAATCTCCAGTTTCAACATTGATGACCGATTTTCATGGAGTGTTGGAGTATGA